Within Haematobia irritans isolate KBUSLIRL chromosome 2, ASM5000362v1, whole genome shotgun sequence, the genomic segment GGGGACCGGCTTGGGGTTGCCGCCAATTATGCAAAGCATTGGGCGTAACCATGGAAGTGCGAGGATTGGAGAATATTCGCAAGGATCATGGCAGTGTGGTTTTAATGAATCACCAAAGTGCTTTGGATCTGTGTGGTACGTATACGCGATCGAATGAAAAATTGTTTCgcttatcaaatttttgaactcTAGGCACATATATAATTTGTCATAGGGGAATAAACACCGATCCAGGGAAGGTGGAAGCCATCATTAAATCCCCAGTGCCAAAGGCTTTTAAGCAAGTCCGTGGTTTTTTAGGGCTGTCAGAGTGGTACAGGAGTTTCATTCAAAACTTCTCGTCATTGACGCTCCCAATTACCTAAACTCTCTCAACAAAACGCCAATTTATTTGGATGTATAATTGTACATGGGGGAATAAACACCGGCCCAAAGAAGGTGGAAGCCACCATTAAATGGCCAGTGCCAAGGACTGTTAAGCAAGTCCGTGGTTTTTAGTTCTGGCAGGTTGGTATAGGCGCTTCATTCAAAACTTCGAATTATTGACGTTCCCAATTACCTAAACTCTCTCAACAAAACACCAATTTATTTGGATATATAATTGTTCATGGCGGAATAAAcactggccaaaagaagttggaaACCATTAAATGGCCAGTGCCAAGGACGGTTAAGCAAATCCATGTTTTTTAGGTCTGGCGGGGTGGTActaccattttatttaaaacttcttaaatttctgtagaaccaacccaattgttccaaaaacaatggcacactgcttaagttaacattcCAGCTATATGTCCCCTAAATTTTTCACACTCACCAAAAGGAAATTCAATACCATGTAAGGATATGAGCTTAATCGTGGGAAAGAACGCAAGTACTTTGAAACttcttgtcgaaaagtggttttccaGAGCCTACTCCTCTACCTTTGGCTCATCGGGCATTATTTTGGGTACCAAACTGCGACCtaccttttttccgaccacagccatAGCTCGCGCAGTCGTTATTGCATCTTACTGGCCAATATGTCAGcgtcgtgcaatggttagcatgcccgcctcgcATACAAAGGGTGGTTCGATCCCTGTTGGTAACATTTCGGAgtgtttcgaagcttctctaagtggtttcactgcaatgtgaacgccgttcggaatcagctataaaaaggaggtcccttgtcattgagcttcacatggaatcgggcagcactcagtgataagagagaagttcaccactgtggtatcacaatggattgaatagtctcagtgagcctgaaatatcggactgtcactatacctaacctaaccttgcacactcaccaaaaggAAATTCAATACAAcgtaaggatatgggcttaaccgtaggAAAGAATGCAAGTATTTTCCCACAGACCATTCTCCTTCACCcacttctcagtcatccggttcTCAGTGTATTACCTCTAATTGCCGATGGGATGCTAAAGCCatgtcatctgcgtatgcccctacatttattccttttttttttttaaggaaaatccaGAAGGTTCGCGATAGCAAAATTCCAAAGGGACGATACAACTCCCCCTTGAGGAATGCATCTTTTCATAAACCTTtgaatgtttgcttgccctagagtgACTAAAATACATCTCTTCGTTAGAAGTTCATCTATCatacgctttacagactatcagttattccggacgacagtgctcgtgtcgaacatatcccatatattgtgcacattacaaGTTaagtcgatactgctgcatgtttatgggagcgaTAACACAttaaccgattatttagtcatcgccgacaagtcgtaacgatgcgacacactgtaagattctttacaaacaccgacattccgtccggaataactgatagtctgtaaagcgcatcagCCATAGTATCCCTTGATCTGCATTGACAATGCatggaaactgggattgaaccgaaGATCCCTAGTACGCAGGCggttatgctaaccattgtacttcCTTGATGCAATTATTTGCACGAATTGCTTTTATGCACGGTTCATACCATGATAAAACTACTAAAGGTACTACATCACAATCAGCTGTTCACAGCTGAGTACATCCAACTGTCAAAAACATGTCTTGCTACTATTGGTTACATTTTACATTCCACAGGTTACTATtgtcaaaaatatgtatgaTTACTATTGGTGACATAggtaactaaagggtgatacgctcaaaatttggtcaatataaacttgacgtatttctttcaattttgcatttaaaaaacctgaacacccctcattttgaaagtgtgtgtgtagaatgttgctcctattttgattttggaattcactcttcagttgtcaaaatgccgtccaagcaagaagagcagcgtatcaaaattttgctcgcgcatcgcgaaaatccgagctactcgcacgcaaagcaggaaaaatcgctaaaagttgccaaatcaaccgttacaaatgtaattaaagtgtttggggaacgtttctcgacagccaggaaatctggatcggggggaaatcgtaaaccggaagccgctgagacgacaaagagagttgccggtagtttcaagcgaaaccctaacctctctctccgagatgtcgcaaataagctgggtatatcgtctacaaccgtgcatcgagccaaaaaacgagccggactatcgacttacaagaagttagtgactccaaatcgcgatgataaacaaaatacgacggccaaagcgcgatcccggaggctgtacacgacgatgctgacgaagtttgactgcgtggtaatggacgacgaaacctacgtcaaagccgactacaagcagcttccgggacaggagttttatacggcaaaaaggggaaaggtagcagatattttcaagcacataaaactgtcaaagttcgcaaagaaatatctggtttggcaagccatttgtacctgtggcttgaaaagcagcattttcatagcttccgagaCTGTCTGGAAGCTAtgaaagaccaaaaaactgctaaggacgagcagcagttcaaggcaaactggctttctgcggcgaagaaggtggacaaggtggctgtacaaaatctgatggcaggtgtcaagcgtgaggcccggcaattcggatttggaaaagcgaaagcctaactgaatatttttcctgaattttatactaattgaacttgaaaaagaaatttaattcgattttttaaataaacgatttcgccgatttacacgcgttttcccttgaccaaattttgaccgtatcaccctttattggttACATAGGTTACTATTGGTATCTAacattaaaatgtaaacaaaacacattgaaaatatttaatatcttttgtttactaacattaaatttgtaaacaaaactgACATTTGGGTGTActtgaattttgttgtttttattgtttttgtagtaCTGCAACTACCTGGGAATTATTTTACCATGGTTCATATTATCAGTTTATCCATACGAAAaatctgtgtgtgtgtgaaaaatATTACAGTTTGATCAAACGAAATTGTCGGCGATATTAAAACAATCAACAAATATGTAATCGATCACATTTGCAATATCGATTAGATGccattcaaaataaataaataaaaatgtttcccacattataagttatgtTTGACggcgtaatgcgctttacagattatcagttattccggacggaatgtcggtgtttgtaaagaatcatacagtgtgtcggatcgatacgacttgtcggcgatttctaaataatcggtaaatgtgttatcgatcccataaacatgcagcagtatcgattatgccttcggacttaacttataatgtgcacaatatatgagaTATGTTTGACaccagcactgtcgtccggaataactgatagtctgtaaatcgCATAATCGGTGAATATTTAGTTATCACCGACATTTCTTAGCGTTTGGCCACACTATACGATTCttaacaaacacagacatttcgtccggataaacttataatctGAATGGCTcacactataagtttatccggacagcatgtctgtgtttgtaaggaATCTTATAGTGTAGTCAAAAGCTACGAATTGTCGGCAATAGcaaaaatatcgataaatgtgttatcgaccaCATTAAAAAGCTGCAGTATAGACTATATATCTTCGAACATAACTTTAGTGTGGCCAATGTCTGATACATGTGTCGCATAGttggaccagagaatgaagccgccgatttTAACCACCGCCAAGcagtttttgccagtcgaagccgccgccgaatTTATCAACTCAAAATTAACcgccaaatataaaaaatattgatttaaatcagaaaaatttattaattattgttttatttgttgttaaaatgtttaactttcctcccaaaatccgtcagtatcatattgctataataattttgcaaaacgcacagaaaatttgaatgaaatgtaaatgtgattggttgtacaacttatCTCATTATCATTCGGAtaattcaaattgattttataacggATAATTGCCCGCCGCCGAATCGACAACTTTATATAAGCTTAGACGCCGGAGGCAAAatattagtgtcagccgccgccgacaaaaatgagtcggcttcattctctgagttGGACACGAGCATGCCGTacggaaaaacttatagtctaAACGGCgcattaaaaactttaaaacacGGCTGCACGTAAAATTCCGTGGAGACATGTAGGAATGATCCCGAAACTGAAGAAATTCGGAGACAGAAAGAGAACGATAGTAGCTGAGAACATGACATAATGATTTTCCTCCCAAATCCTTGTCAAACCTCAtttattgattgattttttttaatttgaatacctttttttgttgtttatttccaGTGTTGGCCTATCTATGGCCCGTTATAGGCCGTGCCACTGTGGTTTCCAAAAGAGAAATTTTGTATCTACCATTCTTCGGCTTTGGTTCATGGCTTTGGGGCACTCTATTTATAAACAGATCTCGCAAAACGGATTCTATTAATGCCTTACAAAAGGAATCAAAAGCCATCAACGAAAGAAATTGTAAGCTATTGCTCTTCCCCGAGGGAACACGTAATTCTAAGGACACCTTGCTGCCTTTCAAAAAAGGATCCTTCCACATTGCCCTCCAAAGTCAATGTCCAATCCAGCCAGTAGTTATCTCCAAATACTGGTTTTTAAATGGTGAAAAGAAGATCTTCCGACCTGGCCATGCCATCATTAGTATCCTGCCCGAGATCCAAACCGCTGGATCCAAGAAAGAAGACATGGATGCGATTATTGAGAAAACACGAAATATCATGCAATCAGAGTATACAAAACTTAGCCAAGAAGCAAAAGTCTTGAATCCAAAAACCAGCAGCATGTCTAGTTCCAAATCTTACTGAATAAAATCGAACACCGAACAAATGCAAAAAGAGCTCTAGTTGTATCTCAGGTATTGCACGATATTCCTTATACTAAAACAAACCAATGAACATCAGAAAACGAAAGCGTCGAAATAAACACTTTCGTATTTACAAGCAAGTACTTCAAATACTGCTAAAGCAAACAACCAATAGatttaaaatatcatttttttgttgtttttttttcggactCTATTCCTAACGCTTGAAGATCGAAATGAGAAGACAACTGAAACCAACTTCTTGTGTGTAGAAAAGAtagattttaattgtttttattaagtTATAACATAGGTATTGTATTTTCTAAATGTATgaaatatacataaattataCATagtaaatttaacaaattgtattataataaATGCGTTAAAACgacaacatgaaattcaaataaaacgAAAATGGTTAAAAACTTACAAACACAAATATGTTGATATTTAATGATGAAATTGGTTAGCAACTGTTTTTTTATGACGAGGAGTAtggtaagaaaaaattttctatagaaataaaatgttgacaaaattttttatagaaataaagttttgacacaattttctatagaaataaaattttggcaaaattttctatggaaataaaattttgactaaattttctatagaaataaaaatttgacaaaattttttatagaaataaaattttgacaaaaacttctatagaaataaaatattgacaaaattttctatagaaataaaatttcgacaaaattttctatcgaaataaaatgttgacaaaattttctatagaaataaaattttgacaaaatattctatagaaataaaattttgacaaaattttctatagaaataaaattttgataaaaattttctatagaaatacaattttgacaaaattttctataggaataaaattttgagaaaatttactatagaaataaaattttgacaaattttcttttcctatagaaataagaaatacatttttgcttgAGAGTTTTTCCAGTAAAAACATAAGTTAGCACATTATTATCTGATGTTTTTGATTATGAACTAAAAACAATGTCAATTGGAAGtgtatttaaatatatgaatgTGTTTAtggttttaattggttcaaaagcTGAAAATTCGTTTATAACCAattaaggtaggtactatgttcggtttccgaagcgaaatcccatacaaaaccaaaaatgcgaaaaactaccgaaatattttttcatttgtggtactttgtttttttcgagttgaaaaactgacataaagtgcatagtccctaattaggtcggctttaaatccttccatatgttgagattagttagtttcaaaacatggcgccatttgtaatgtgaattaagaaataattgatttattcaaatgatttgtgttaaattagaatacaaaagtggttcgcgttgttatttaaaaatgcaattagattgacgaaataaaaataacggagtgctatatgtatataacatatataacagcatctggttctgtagccgtttctgccacagtagcatctgccctcacatccctgacacccacaattgcagccactacatcagctacagtgaacaactccaacatagcaccctcaacacctgccacgaccacagtggctgtgaccgcaaatattgtattgcaacaaccaaatacaacggccgcccaagtagtgagtggtcccattggggtggcagcaaatactactccaacattagccactattactaattcttcaaatgcaatatcgactgttgctgccgttagtaatacaaatgcaatactaatgcaatggtggtttcacaatcatccacaatagtatcaccagcagctggatcgaatgttgttgttcccaccactacaatggctttagcaggagctaccgtgggacttaagtctggtccagatattacaatgacattgaaccgtataaatacggcagagaatgaagttgatgtggaggaatgtttaccaggtgatgttgttaaattggattttgctggcgaagaagtggctgggtgaaattttacccctaaggaATGTCTTCTAGGAGTTTCCAATCGGCGACCGGTGCCCGTTGAAAACTCCGCCTATTACAACAGTACCATCATCGCTTCAGCCATTAGCAACAATAGCATTCCATCAGCGTCATATTGTAGAGATACAACCAGGCCACCATTTATCATCATCCCCTGCTAATTTAGAATTGACTAATGTTATGCAACATAATGTTTGCACAGAACACGAAGAAGTAGAAGAAGCTAATTGTCATAATACTGCAGATGTAATCGATgaagatttcttttttaaaatatgcttaaaaacgatttcgtcttatctctgtaaacccagtgcttctacattcaacacccatttttttacaaagaaatgaatcgtatatttttttattattttaccgctcctcgtaattgctcccttttctatttgttaagcgagctcgttttttgtgtgtaagaggcgtaaatgaatgagaactgaacaaaagaaatgttaatgcaattttaatttttaatggaaacaacatgaaagctaaatatgagaaatgataattaaaaatttttaaatataacaatattaatgaaagaaagctgataatccagaaaagaaaacattgtgttctagggtctttaattagtgtataaatgtacaaattaataaaaactcataataaaattataatcgaacttgtcttatttttatataccgggGTATAGGTAATTGGGTGGTCTTAtacgttttatactttttaatataaaattagtaaatttttctgaacaaagttatatccaaaataaatgtttatagcaaataattaaataatttttatttaagtagCGATGATGTATTCATCATTTGTCCAAAATGATTGCGATAGGCTGGAATGAAACGATTTAATTTCGTTGtggcttttaaatttcagttagcggcattcttgcattttatcaattcaaaacactggttga encodes:
- the Agpat2 gene encoding 1-Acylglycerol-3-phosphate O-acyltransferase 2; the protein is MACVCEMIGIACLVALFMSFSNKAPYQLKMAIFLIGSGVIVLISIPFMFFRPRDYRNALGPAWGCRQLCKALGVTMEVRGLENIRKDHGSVVLMNHQSALDLCVLAYLWPVIGRATVVSKREILYLPFFGFGSWLWGTLFINRSRKTDSINALQKESKAINERNCKLLLFPEGTRNSKDTLLPFKKGSFHIALQSQCPIQPVVISKYWFLNGEKKIFRPGHAIISILPEIQTAGSKKEDMDAIIEKTRNIMQSEYTKLSQEAKVLNPKTSSMSSSKSY